In one window of Tursiops truncatus isolate mTurTru1 chromosome 5, mTurTru1.mat.Y, whole genome shotgun sequence DNA:
- the CXCL11 gene encoding C-X-C motif chemokine 11: protein MNTKGMATVLAVIFCATIVQGFPMFKGGRCLCTHPGVKAVKVADIQKVSIIYPSNNCDKIEVIITLKTHKGQRCLNTNSKQAKVIIKKAKRMNFLKYQKV from the exons ATGAATACAAAGGGCATGGCTACAGTCCTGGCTGTGATATTCTGTGCTACAATTGTTCAAG GCTTCCCCATGTTCAAAGGGGGACGGTGTCTTTGCACACACCCTGGAGTAAAAGCAGTGAAAGTGGCAGATATTCAGAAAGTCTCCATAATTTACCCAAGTAATAACTGTGACAAAATAGAAGTGAT TATCACCCTGAAAACACATAAAGGACAAAGATGCCTAAATACCAATTCAAAGCAAGCAAAAGTTATAATCAAG AAagctaaaagaatgaattttttaaaatatcaaaaagtatGA